The following proteins are co-located in the Heliorestis convoluta genome:
- a CDS encoding LytR/AlgR family response regulator transcription factor, which translates to MRLRTLIVDQEHMARQKLRQQLEKYDLIQLVGEASSAQEAFDLLEHIDYALIFTEVELAGGNGLDLCARLKESANPPLVIFVTSSEQYALKAYEVDAIDYLLKPFAEERIDESIRKIKRFKAKNQSKSSASMSLQKNVYLGIIPVEKNGKTILLNQSEIVYAFTDKDAVYIKTAGEQFITKYTLKELETRLQGQHFFRCHRCYLVNLEKTKEVVPFFNGTFTLIVDDLEKSEVPVSRSQSKKLRELLGL; encoded by the coding sequence ATGAGATTACGAACCTTGATTGTCGATCAAGAGCACATGGCCCGTCAGAAGCTACGACAACAGTTAGAAAAATACGATCTGATCCAGCTCGTTGGTGAAGCATCCTCTGCCCAGGAAGCCTTTGATTTACTCGAACATATCGACTATGCATTGATTTTCACAGAAGTAGAGCTTGCTGGTGGAAATGGGTTGGACCTTTGTGCCCGATTAAAAGAATCTGCGAACCCACCTCTTGTTATCTTTGTGACATCGTCGGAACAATATGCTTTGAAAGCCTATGAAGTTGATGCCATTGATTATCTGTTAAAGCCTTTTGCCGAAGAACGTATCGATGAGAGCATTCGTAAAATCAAACGCTTTAAGGCAAAAAATCAGTCTAAATCAAGTGCTTCCATGTCTTTGCAAAAAAATGTTTATCTAGGAATCATTCCCGTGGAGAAAAATGGGAAAACCATTCTTCTTAACCAAAGTGAAATTGTATATGCTTTTACTGACAAAGATGCTGTCTATATAAAAACAGCAGGAGAGCAATTTATCACCAAGTACACTTTAAAAGAATTAGAGACACGCCTGCAGGGACAGCATTTTTTCCGCTGTCATCGTTGCTATCTCGTGAATTTAGAAAAAACCAAAGAAGTGGTTCCTTTTTTTAACGGAACATTCACACTTATTGTGGATGATCTCGAAAAAAGCGAGGTTCCTGTCAGTCGTAGCCAATCGAAAAAGCTAAGAGAGTTACTCGGTTTATAG
- a CDS encoding ZIP family metal transporter, which yields MGGALEDLIVPMLLLSFVAGFATTLGAFVVLWWPNLQPQKLSAFLGFASGVMIVVVALDLLPTAWQWGGLGAMATGFVMGFIVIAIADLLLTRLTRSTLGNGTMAPLRKMGYLIAIGISLHDFPEGIAIAAGAAAEVHLGWVVALAIGLHNIPEGIATAAPLRMSGLRAWKIILLTVIMSLFTPLGTLLGFGLLAISTEVLAQLIALAGGAMVYLVWDELWPEARKNSPFWAYTGALIGALCMVAVSFIHHH from the coding sequence GTGGGAGGTGCTCTAGAAGACTTAATTGTGCCCATGCTGCTGCTGAGCTTTGTAGCTGGCTTTGCCACAACGCTAGGTGCCTTTGTTGTCTTATGGTGGCCCAATCTGCAACCCCAAAAACTTAGTGCTTTTCTTGGCTTTGCCAGTGGTGTAATGATAGTTGTCGTTGCCCTCGATCTATTACCGACGGCCTGGCAGTGGGGTGGGCTAGGTGCTATGGCAACCGGTTTTGTCATGGGTTTCATAGTGATTGCAATAGCCGATCTACTTTTAACTCGCCTCACAAGATCGACCCTAGGAAATGGAACCATGGCACCTTTACGGAAAATGGGTTACTTGATTGCGATTGGCATTTCATTGCATGACTTTCCCGAAGGTATTGCGATAGCCGCAGGGGCTGCTGCAGAAGTTCATCTTGGTTGGGTTGTGGCCTTGGCCATTGGGCTACACAACATTCCTGAGGGGATTGCTACAGCGGCACCTTTACGCATGAGTGGCTTACGGGCCTGGAAAATTATTTTGCTCACAGTCATTATGTCACTGTTTACGCCACTTGGCACTTTACTTGGCTTTGGCTTACTTGCTATATCGACAGAAGTGTTGGCACAACTGATAGCCTTAGCAGGTGGTGCAATGGTTTATCTTGTCTGGGATGAGCTATGGCCTGAAGCGAGAAAAAATAGCCCTTTCTGGGCTTACACAGGTGCCTTAATCGGAGCCCTTTGCATGGTTGCTGTTTCCTTCATTCATCACCACTAA
- a CDS encoding GerMN domain-containing protein, translating to MDKDRSWSAGIILLVTALVIAFGLGGCQAIDRYVSMKQDFKAKETGVIPTEGTVVMEQETFEQSAELDMDNPPFLGEQYILTLYFADSKGQNLVAEERSIPKTESLARSAVQELIKGPNLTQDASPTVPTGTRLLDINIRDGICIIDLSKEFKTNHEGGSAGETLTVYSIVNTLTQFPTVEKVQFLVEGQIIESIAGHMDVSQAMARHNAMIAE from the coding sequence ATGGACAAAGATAGAAGCTGGTCAGCAGGTATTATCTTGCTTGTCACAGCGCTGGTTATTGCTTTTGGTCTTGGAGGATGCCAGGCCATAGATCGGTATGTATCTATGAAACAAGATTTTAAAGCGAAAGAAACAGGCGTTATACCGACAGAAGGAACAGTCGTTATGGAACAAGAGACCTTTGAGCAAAGTGCAGAGCTCGATATGGACAATCCTCCTTTCTTAGGGGAGCAATACATACTAACGCTCTACTTTGCTGATTCGAAAGGACAAAATCTCGTTGCCGAAGAAAGATCGATACCCAAAACAGAAAGCCTGGCTCGCTCGGCTGTGCAAGAGCTGATTAAAGGACCAAACTTGACACAAGATGCCTCACCAACCGTTCCAACCGGTACAAGGTTATTGGATATTAATATTCGGGATGGAATTTGTATTATTGATTTAAGCAAAGAGTTTAAAACGAATCATGAGGGTGGTTCAGCCGGAGAGACCTTGACAGTGTATTCCATCGTAAATACACTTACCCAGTTTCCAACGGTAGAAAAAGTGCAGTTTCTGGTTGAAGGTCAGATCATAGAAAGTATTGCTGGTCATATGGATGTCTCTCAGGCTATGGCTAGACATAATGCTATGATTGCGGAATAA
- a CDS encoding N-acetylmuramoyl-L-alanine amidase: MKKEMITLLLGGVLLLSPLASTMAEAGQNGASPGWIHSSWQMLNQQQELRGDQKELRPEKKDLPIEMENSLLPEEQKNTRAVVNGQVVNIRSGPGTSYSILTTYRAGQVVEVIKSQDQWSQIRMNNGSHGWIAQWLLQFPEENVKKEEPKDFKDENPTYDDSKERDSRFGVDQGSWLITTEYSTNIRSGPGWEYSIIKTVPKGQSFELQQVQDNWYQVLEKGQVIGWLASWLAKAEPLSPQEPVQADIDMENRRNVGEASRGGYNPTAPENNVGITPESYLNSSSLTGKTIVIDPGHGNLNLRWNVIDPGAVGQLGTKEKDICLDISLRLEEHLKARGATVILTRRGDGDIAISNELHYRAEVANSAQADLFVSIHNNAHFNKDVGGIATFYYASGSLQGQKSERVRVASMIQQALVQELGRRDIGIREANFVVLRETKMPSVLVEILFISNLEEERLLQQEDIRERSARSIAEALERHFEQP; this comes from the coding sequence ATGAAAAAAGAAATGATAACGCTATTACTAGGAGGTGTCTTGTTACTGTCTCCCCTTGCTTCTACGATGGCAGAAGCAGGGCAGAATGGCGCATCACCAGGTTGGATTCATTCTAGCTGGCAAATGTTAAACCAGCAGCAAGAACTAAGAGGAGATCAGAAGGAATTAAGACCAGAGAAAAAGGATTTGCCAATAGAGATGGAGAACTCTCTATTGCCAGAAGAACAGAAAAATACAAGAGCTGTTGTAAATGGACAAGTTGTCAATATCCGCTCCGGCCCTGGCACTTCCTATTCAATTCTCACTACATACCGGGCCGGGCAGGTCGTTGAAGTCATAAAAAGTCAAGATCAATGGTCGCAGATTCGTATGAATAATGGCTCCCATGGCTGGATAGCACAATGGCTCTTACAATTTCCAGAAGAAAATGTAAAGAAAGAAGAACCAAAGGATTTCAAAGATGAAAATCCTACATATGATGATTCTAAAGAAAGAGATAGTCGCTTTGGCGTAGACCAGGGTTCTTGGTTGATCACAACAGAGTATTCGACCAATATTCGAAGCGGACCGGGCTGGGAATACAGCATTATAAAGACTGTGCCGAAAGGTCAAAGCTTTGAACTTCAGCAAGTACAAGATAATTGGTATCAAGTGTTGGAAAAGGGGCAGGTTATTGGTTGGTTAGCTTCCTGGTTAGCAAAAGCAGAACCCCTTTCTCCACAGGAGCCAGTCCAAGCAGACATCGATATGGAGAATCGAAGAAATGTTGGTGAAGCCAGTCGAGGAGGCTATAATCCGACTGCGCCAGAAAACAACGTAGGAATTACACCTGAGAGTTATCTAAACTCTTCTAGCTTGACGGGTAAGACCATCGTTATTGACCCTGGCCATGGCAACTTAAATCTTCGTTGGAACGTTATTGATCCTGGTGCGGTAGGTCAACTGGGGACGAAGGAAAAAGATATTTGTCTGGATATAAGCTTACGACTGGAAGAGCACTTGAAAGCTCGGGGCGCGACTGTTATTCTGACACGGCGTGGAGATGGCGATATCGCTATTTCCAATGAGTTGCATTATCGAGCGGAAGTGGCCAACTCTGCCCAGGCCGATCTTTTTGTAAGCATACACAACAATGCCCACTTTAACAAAGATGTAGGAGGCATTGCTACTTTTTACTATGCTTCCGGTTCCTTGCAAGGACAAAAAAGTGAGAGAGTACGAGTTGCTTCTATGATTCAACAAGCTCTGGTACAAGAACTAGGGCGAAGAGATATTGGCATTAGAGAAGCGAACTTTGTTGTCTTACGAGAGACCAAAATGCCCTCTGTTCTTGTAGAGATCTTATTTATCTCTAATCTAGAAGAAGAGCGATTGTTACAACAAGAAGATATCAGAGAAAGATCAGCCCGCTCTATTGCAGAAGCATTAGAACGGCATTTTGAACAGCCCTAA
- the murI gene encoding glutamate racemase, with protein sequence MRRCQPIGLFDSGVGGLTVAQEIFRQLPHEEILYYADTAHVPYGPRPAEELIHFATEITAFLVSQGAKMILVACNTSSSLALQMLQERFPVPIIGVVDPGAQEAVRITQNGRVGVLATEATIRKGAHSMRIQELDRSIQVIGQACPRYVPLVESGQYLSAEAEQASRLYLQPLMDASVDTIILGCTHYPYLEPSIRKVIGDNIHLIDPARQTVARGIALIESGLVPARDSRYGKPCHRYYVSGDLQAFRQVGGPLIGMHLLTDIRQVSLHGILDGAAPQLISATA encoded by the coding sequence TTGAGACGTTGCCAACCTATAGGACTTTTTGATTCAGGTGTTGGCGGATTAACAGTGGCTCAAGAAATATTTCGCCAACTTCCCCATGAAGAGATTCTTTATTATGCCGATACAGCTCATGTACCTTATGGCCCTCGTCCTGCAGAAGAACTAATTCACTTTGCGACTGAGATTACCGCTTTTCTCGTGTCACAGGGTGCCAAGATGATCCTCGTAGCCTGTAACACAAGTTCTTCTCTGGCACTACAAATGCTGCAAGAGCGTTTCCCAGTACCGATCATAGGCGTAGTCGATCCAGGTGCACAAGAAGCAGTTCGTATTACTCAAAACGGACGGGTCGGTGTTCTTGCTACAGAAGCAACGATTCGAAAAGGTGCTCACAGCATGCGCATTCAAGAACTCGATCGATCCATCCAGGTAATAGGTCAAGCTTGTCCACGCTATGTGCCTTTGGTTGAATCGGGCCAATATTTATCAGCAGAAGCAGAACAAGCTTCTCGTCTCTATCTTCAGCCCTTGATGGATGCATCGGTAGACACAATTATTTTAGGATGTACCCATTACCCCTATTTAGAACCATCGATTCGCAAAGTTATTGGTGATAACATTCACTTGATCGATCCAGCTCGACAAACAGTCGCTAGAGGAATAGCTTTGATCGAAAGTGGTCTCGTACCAGCTCGTGATAGCCGCTATGGAAAACCTTGTCATCGTTATTACGTTAGCGGCGATTTACAGGCATTTCGTCAGGTCGGTGGACCACTCATTGGAATGCATCTTTTAACGGATATTCGCCAAGTTTCTCTCCATGGAATCTTAGATGGAGCTGCTCCACAGCTCATATCTGCAACAGCCTGA
- a CDS encoding 2-hydroxyacyl-CoA dehydratase family protein produces MSKKVGITTTIPIEVVYAAGLRPVDLNNLFIAGEKPNEAVEKAEQAGYPRNICGWIKGLYTTLLESKEIEQVIAVTQGDCSNTHALMETWQAAGIEVIPFAFPYDGDYDLLKLQIEKLIKALHTDWDSVYLWKQKLDRIRQKAHQIDTWTWQKGSIDGKNNHQALVGCSDFDGNPDQYEAFLEHMLQAAIGQEQKGAVRLGYVGVPPISYDLYDYIENQGAQIVFNEVQRQFSMPFEVSDLVKQYQQYTYPYSIFHRLRDIEQEIERRNIAGIIHYTQSFCFRQIEDIILRQRLNVPILTLEGDRPGPIDARSRMRIDAFIDMLAY; encoded by the coding sequence ATGAGCAAAAAAGTTGGAATTACAACAACCATACCAATAGAAGTTGTCTATGCAGCTGGTTTGAGGCCTGTTGATCTAAACAATCTGTTTATTGCCGGAGAAAAACCAAATGAAGCAGTAGAAAAAGCAGAACAGGCTGGTTATCCACGGAACATCTGTGGTTGGATCAAAGGACTCTATACAACTCTGTTGGAATCAAAAGAGATCGAGCAGGTTATAGCCGTCACACAAGGGGACTGCTCTAACACCCATGCTTTGATGGAAACTTGGCAAGCTGCAGGAATTGAAGTGATTCCTTTTGCCTTTCCCTATGATGGAGATTATGATCTGCTCAAATTGCAGATAGAAAAACTTATAAAAGCGCTTCATACAGATTGGGATAGCGTTTATCTATGGAAGCAAAAGCTTGATAGAATACGCCAAAAAGCTCACCAAATCGATACGTGGACCTGGCAAAAAGGTTCTATCGATGGGAAGAACAATCATCAGGCTTTGGTTGGCTGTTCCGACTTTGACGGCAATCCTGATCAGTATGAAGCCTTTCTTGAACATATGCTACAAGCTGCAATTGGACAAGAACAAAAAGGGGCGGTGCGCCTTGGTTATGTAGGCGTACCACCCATCTCCTATGATCTATACGATTATATTGAAAACCAAGGTGCCCAGATTGTGTTTAACGAGGTGCAGCGACAGTTTTCCATGCCCTTTGAGGTTTCTGACTTGGTCAAGCAGTATCAGCAGTACACCTATCCTTACTCCATTTTTCATCGACTCCGGGATATAGAGCAAGAAATTGAGCGTCGGAATATTGCGGGCATTATTCACTATACGCAGAGCTTTTGCTTTCGTCAAATCGAAGATATTATTTTGCGACAAAGGCTCAATGTGCCCATATTGACCCTTGAAGGCGATCGACCAGGGCCTATAGATGCGAGAAGTCGCATGCGGATTGATGCTTTTATTGATATGTTGGCGTATTAA
- the cudC gene encoding choline uptake/conversion transcriptional regulator CudC yields MDAQERIEKARERVVEALSKNMDLYGVTPSIGRLYGILYFNDGPMTLEEMSEALGMSKTSMSTGVKTLTDLKMVEKTWKKGVRKDLYRVEEDWYETFSHFFCIKWRKSSVMNQAAIERSLSELQAVIADERTPDELREKAQRDVARLEEAQQYYQWLNRLVDAFETGEIFKYIPR; encoded by the coding sequence GTGGATGCACAAGAGCGCATCGAAAAAGCGCGGGAAAGAGTCGTAGAAGCTCTTTCTAAGAATATGGACCTCTATGGCGTAACTCCTTCTATCGGTCGACTCTACGGTATCCTCTATTTTAACGATGGACCGATGACGCTTGAAGAAATGAGCGAAGCCCTGGGCATGAGCAAAACGAGCATGAGCACAGGTGTAAAAACGTTAACAGACCTCAAAATGGTCGAAAAGACATGGAAAAAAGGCGTTCGAAAAGATCTCTACCGTGTCGAAGAAGATTGGTATGAAACGTTCAGTCATTTCTTTTGTATCAAGTGGCGCAAAAGCAGTGTTATGAACCAAGCCGCCATAGAACGCTCTCTCTCAGAACTTCAAGCTGTGATCGCAGACGAAAGAACACCTGATGAGTTAAGAGAAAAAGCACAACGAGATGTAGCCCGACTTGAAGAAGCTCAACAGTACTACCAATGGCTGAATCGGCTTGTTGATGCTTTTGAAACGGGTGAAATTTTTAAGTATATTCCTCGTTAG
- a CDS encoding quaternary amine ABC transporter ATP-binding protein, giving the protein MAKIKVQNVSKLFGKQKKKALQLIDAGLGKQDILEQTGVAVGVHNVSFEVQPGEIFVIMGLSGSGKSTLLRMLNRLIEPTSGEIYIDGSNLVAMKEDALRELRRKKISMVFQRFALLPHRTVLANAAYGLEIQGMAEAERKEKAQEALHLVGLQGWEESYPDELSGGMQQRVGLARALANDPDILLMDEAFSALDPLIRKDMQDELLSLQATMEKTIIFITHDLDEALRIGDRIALMKDGKIVQLGSPEEILMNPSNSYVERFVEDIDLSRVLTAGHVMNRPETMGLDKGPRVALQLMRERGISTIYVVDRKQVLHGVITAQDASKAIEKGLSLQDILIRSVPTVSLDTLLSDLFDRVSTSPVPVAVVDDQGRIKGLLIKGVILGALAGNKEALSFDKVLEKQSLEDLQEGQGATPQELHQESQRKNEKDSQALPEREVG; this is encoded by the coding sequence TTGGCGAAAATTAAAGTTCAAAATGTAAGCAAGTTATTCGGCAAGCAAAAGAAAAAAGCTTTACAGCTTATCGATGCAGGACTGGGCAAGCAGGATATTTTAGAGCAAACAGGTGTAGCCGTAGGTGTACACAATGTTAGCTTTGAGGTGCAACCCGGCGAAATTTTTGTGATTATGGGTTTATCGGGCAGTGGAAAGTCTACGTTGCTTCGAATGTTGAATCGCTTGATTGAGCCGACTTCTGGTGAGATCTACATAGACGGTTCCAACCTTGTTGCGATGAAAGAGGACGCGTTGAGAGAACTGCGTCGCAAAAAGATTAGTATGGTTTTTCAACGCTTTGCTCTTCTTCCTCATCGCACAGTGCTCGCTAATGCTGCCTATGGCTTAGAGATTCAGGGTATGGCGGAAGCTGAACGGAAAGAAAAAGCGCAAGAAGCACTTCATCTTGTAGGTTTGCAAGGTTGGGAAGAGTCCTATCCCGATGAATTAAGTGGCGGTATGCAACAAAGAGTCGGCCTAGCAAGGGCACTGGCCAACGATCCCGATATACTTTTGATGGATGAAGCTTTTAGCGCTTTAGATCCGCTCATTCGAAAAGATATGCAAGACGAGCTTTTATCTTTGCAAGCGACGATGGAAAAAACGATCATCTTTATTACCCACGATCTTGATGAAGCGTTGCGCATTGGCGATCGCATTGCCTTAATGAAAGATGGCAAAATCGTGCAGTTGGGTTCACCAGAAGAGATATTAATGAATCCATCTAATTCTTATGTAGAGCGATTTGTAGAAGATATTGATCTCTCCCGCGTTTTAACAGCAGGTCATGTCATGAATCGCCCTGAAACGATGGGTCTTGACAAAGGACCTCGTGTAGCTTTGCAGTTAATGCGTGAACGAGGTATCTCTACGATTTATGTGGTCGATCGAAAACAAGTTCTTCACGGCGTGATCACAGCACAAGATGCTTCCAAGGCAATCGAAAAAGGCTTGTCCTTACAAGATATATTGATTCGCTCTGTTCCGACTGTTTCTTTGGACACCCTTCTTTCTGATTTATTCGACAGGGTCTCAACCTCACCCGTGCCCGTTGCTGTTGTGGATGACCAAGGTAGAATCAAAGGTCTATTGATTAAAGGCGTCATTCTCGGCGCTCTAGCGGGAAATAAAGAAGCTCTTTCTTTTGATAAAGTTTTAGAAAAACAGAGTCTAGAAGATTTGCAGGAGGGACAAGGCGCTACACCCCAAGAACTACATCAAGAAAGTCAACGTAAGAATGAAAAGGATAGTCAAGCTCTTCCGGAAAGAGAGGTGGGCTAG
- a CDS encoding ABC transporter permease, with the protein MGELLPKIPVDRAIEAVLDFFLTHFEGFFRFLSKHLENFVELLVFMMSFFPSIVLIAALAALAWYVRDWKFALFTGLGLLFIENIGYWKQTIDTLALVLTAVAISVLLGVPIGILSAQRDGVRNVVTPILDFMQTMPAFVYLIPAIFFFGLGVVPGIVASVIFAMPPTIRLTNLGIRQVPADLVEVSDAFGSTAKQKLLKVQLPLAMPTIMAGVNQSIMLALSMVVIASMIGAPGLGEEVYRAVTQLKIGSGFEAGLAIVVLAIVLDRFTQNIKKK; encoded by the coding sequence ATGGGTGAGCTCTTGCCAAAAATTCCGGTAGATCGAGCTATCGAAGCGGTGCTTGACTTTTTCCTTACGCATTTTGAGGGCTTTTTCCGCTTTTTGTCAAAGCACTTGGAAAACTTTGTTGAACTCCTTGTTTTTATGATGTCTTTCTTTCCTTCTATTGTGTTGATTGCAGCACTTGCTGCTCTAGCTTGGTATGTTCGTGATTGGAAATTTGCACTCTTCACGGGTCTCGGTTTGCTCTTTATTGAAAACATTGGTTATTGGAAGCAGACCATTGATACGCTTGCTCTTGTCTTAACGGCTGTGGCCATATCTGTGCTCCTCGGTGTACCAATAGGGATTTTATCAGCGCAACGAGATGGTGTCCGCAATGTGGTGACACCCATTCTTGACTTTATGCAGACCATGCCTGCTTTCGTTTATCTCATTCCAGCTATCTTTTTCTTTGGTCTCGGTGTGGTACCTGGCATTGTAGCTTCTGTGATTTTTGCTATGCCTCCAACGATTCGATTGACCAACCTAGGGATTCGACAAGTGCCGGCTGATCTGGTTGAAGTGTCTGATGCTTTTGGCTCTACAGCAAAGCAAAAGTTGTTGAAAGTTCAGTTGCCACTGGCTATGCCGACGATCATGGCTGGCGTGAATCAGAGCATTATGTTGGCACTGTCAATGGTCGTCATTGCTTCTATGATTGGCGCTCCAGGCCTTGGCGAAGAGGTGTACCGGGCTGTAACACAATTAAAAATTGGTTCTGGCTTTGAGGCTGGTCTAGCCATTGTCGTACTTGCCATTGTGCTGGATCGGTTTACTCAAAATATAAAAAAGAAGTAG
- a CDS encoding glycine betaine ABC transporter substrate-binding protein, with protein MKISFLQGKKKLMTLALTVGFAVALAGCGQEGTVDGDASIGAQVNYQITGIDPGAGLMRATDRVLEEYELDGWRVQTGSGPAMTAALTRAYNNEEPIIVTGWTPHWKFSKFDLKYLDDPKGIYGDEEFVHTIVRLGLKDDHPAAYEVLDRFAWTPDDMASIMVMVEDGMQPTEAAASWIADNAETVATWTEGVEAVDGDRLTLAYVAWDSEIASNNVIAQVLETVGYDVTLRQVEPGPMWAGVADGSADAMVAAWLPTTHADYYSEFEGRFEDLGVNMVGTRIGLVVPAYMDIDSIEDLNSK; from the coding sequence TTGAAAATTTCGTTTTTACAAGGTAAGAAAAAGCTAATGACACTCGCACTTACGGTAGGTTTTGCCGTTGCTTTGGCTGGCTGTGGCCAGGAAGGAACTGTCGATGGTGATGCTTCGATCGGTGCACAAGTTAATTATCAGATTACAGGAATTGATCCTGGTGCAGGCCTAATGAGAGCCACCGATCGAGTGCTTGAAGAGTATGAGTTAGATGGCTGGCGTGTACAGACGGGGTCCGGTCCTGCCATGACTGCCGCATTAACGCGGGCTTACAACAACGAAGAGCCCATTATTGTAACAGGTTGGACACCACACTGGAAATTTTCTAAGTTCGATCTCAAGTATCTTGACGATCCGAAAGGCATTTATGGCGATGAGGAGTTCGTACATACGATTGTTCGCCTAGGCTTGAAGGATGATCATCCTGCTGCCTATGAAGTGCTGGATCGTTTTGCTTGGACGCCTGATGACATGGCTTCTATTATGGTGATGGTGGAAGATGGAATGCAGCCTACTGAGGCAGCCGCTTCTTGGATTGCCGACAATGCTGAAACTGTAGCAACCTGGACCGAAGGTGTAGAAGCCGTAGACGGTGATAGGCTCACTCTCGCCTATGTGGCTTGGGATTCTGAAATTGCTAGTAACAATGTGATTGCGCAAGTTCTAGAGACTGTTGGTTACGATGTGACGTTGCGTCAAGTAGAGCCTGGTCCCATGTGGGCTGGCGTAGCCGATGGCAGTGCCGATGCTATGGTAGCAGCCTGGTTGCCAACGACTCATGCGGACTATTACAGTGAATTCGAAGGTCGCTTTGAAGATCTTGGTGTGAATATGGTAGGAACGCGCATTGGTTTGGTCGTTCCTGCTTATATGGATATTGATTCAATTGAAGATTTGAATTCTAAGTAA
- a CDS encoding excisionase, translating into MNYTLMNKYRPVVELSIDEETSAIIKVGQVLHPDYLPVGIQITRGIPDRKSLNDWWRGRSIPASRSGIRKALALLNVSHTEQLLTKCYGLSLSDQYWINPIEQPLKWENINFFENTFSDDVGNALFGQAPEIGELDLLSPCNTSDGWLKKKWKILAGERVLIKSGSNPFQQEPLNEVLATSLHKRLNGATYVPYHLIWENNVPYSVCSNIVTPDTELVSAYNIFKSRKKQNHHSFYEHFLLCCDHLGISGMKEFLDYLLVFDFLIVNTDRHFNNFGCIRNVETLHWQGPAPIFDSGTSLWHDQVSRAILPQSDVPCQPFKATHSQQIVLAGNLDWVDFSALQDLDEEFRALLSSSPYIDEPRTNALCAGLKGRILQLEQLALKQKMQ; encoded by the coding sequence ATGAACTATACACTTATGAATAAGTATAGGCCCGTTGTGGAACTGAGCATTGACGAGGAAACGTCCGCTATCATAAAGGTCGGTCAGGTGCTTCATCCGGATTATCTTCCAGTGGGTATCCAGATTACCAGGGGGATTCCAGACAGAAAAAGCCTCAATGACTGGTGGCGCGGACGTTCTATTCCAGCCAGCCGTTCCGGTATACGGAAAGCGCTTGCCCTTTTAAATGTATCCCATACGGAGCAGCTTCTCACCAAGTGCTATGGCTTGAGCCTGTCAGACCAGTATTGGATCAACCCCATAGAGCAGCCTTTGAAATGGGAGAATATTAATTTTTTCGAGAATACTTTTTCGGACGATGTAGGGAACGCTCTCTTTGGTCAGGCACCAGAAATCGGTGAGCTAGATTTGCTCTCGCCTTGCAATACTTCCGACGGATGGCTGAAAAAGAAGTGGAAGATTCTCGCTGGGGAACGGGTCCTCATCAAATCCGGAAGCAATCCATTCCAGCAAGAACCTTTAAACGAGGTCCTTGCCACCTCCTTGCACAAGCGTCTGAACGGTGCGACCTATGTTCCGTACCATCTGATCTGGGAGAACAACGTCCCCTACAGCGTCTGCTCGAATATAGTCACACCGGATACGGAGCTGGTTAGCGCCTACAACATTTTCAAGAGCCGAAAAAAGCAAAATCATCATTCTTTCTACGAGCACTTCTTGTTATGTTGCGACCACTTAGGCATATCAGGTATGAAGGAATTTTTGGACTATCTGCTAGTCTTTGATTTCCTGATTGTAAACACAGACCGGCACTTCAATAACTTTGGCTGCATCCGAAACGTAGAAACTTTACATTGGCAGGGTCCCGCGCCGATTTTTGATAGTGGAACAAGTCTGTGGCACGATCAAGTGAGTAGAGCCATTCTGCCGCAAAGCGATGTGCCTTGTCAGCCCTTCAAGGCTACTCACAGTCAACAGATTGTCCTTGCAGGCAATCTTGATTGGGTGGATTTTTCCGCCCTCCAAGATCTAGACGAGGAATTCCGAGCATTGCTTTCATCTTCTCCCTACATTGATGAGCCAAGAAC